One Gadus morhua chromosome 13, gadMor3.0, whole genome shotgun sequence genomic window carries:
- the slc2a9l1 gene encoding solute carrier family 2 member 9, like 1: protein MDSIFRELTRGKALMFILILGIGGSFQTGFHNTAMSSPSPYIKNFINSSWYERYEEYPPSATVNLIFGVIISTYAVGGLFGAASVKFATGKFGRKKILIGTCLFSVVGGVIMLTSKNANSFEMIVAARSMNGFGAGLGGSVQQIYLMESSPKQLRSTLMLSNVFFLSLGKLSGQVLGLSVLLGREHLWNILLFAPACLVVVQLLALPFFPEAPRYLLMDGGDIVACRKALQRLWGPGEYQVEIDEMLAERAASKGVQVKSLLEFLQDSGIRSQIIAIAILSACIQLSGMSAISTFSFDILNKAAVPVDQIRYITLGFGVSEVLATITSTLIVERSGRKPLLLGGFSIMFTMLLLITIMLNLKNPAPWVAYCTAALFMIFIMCVSGGPSGVNMALINDSFEQSHHPAAMTLNGLQKWGQFAVLGLVFPFINEGLGSYCFLLFACFCLLGALYSFFLVPETKGKSPKEVSQQFKRLAVGGKFFGRNQFMETRL, encoded by the exons ATGGACAGCATATTTAGGGAACTG ACCCGTGGGAAAGCGCTGATGTTCATTTTGATTTTGGGCATCGGGGGAAGCTTTCAAACTGGCTTCCATAATACTGCAATGAGTTCTCCCTCGCCG TACATCAAGAATTTTATCAACAGCAGTTGGTATGAGAGATATGAAGAGTACCCACCTTCAGCAACAGTCAACCTCATCTTCGGCGTCATTATCTCTACATATGCAGTGGGTGGGTTGTTTGGCGCGGCCAGCGTCAAGTTCGCCACTGGAAAGTTTGGAAG GAAAAAGATTCTGATTGGGACCTGCCTCTTCTCAGTCGTTGGAGGAGTAATCATGCTGACTAGTAAAAATGCAAACTCCTTTGAAATGATCGTGGCTGCACGGTCGATGAATGGTTTTGGAGCAG GCCTGGGTGGAAGCGTTCAGCAGATTTACCTGATGGAGTCCTCCCCCAAACAGCTTAGAAGCACATTGATGCTCAGCAATGTATTTTTCCTCTCTCTGGGAAAACTCTCCGGACAAGTCCTCGGACTAAG TGTGCTGTTGGGTCGTGAACACCTGTGGAACATCCTGCTCTTTGCTCCCGCGTGTCTCGTCGTCGTCCAGCTGCTCGCCCTGCCTTTCTTCCCCGAGGCGCCCCGATACCTGCTGATGGATGGAGGGGACATCGTCGCCTGCCGGAAAG CACTGCAGAGACTATGGGGCCCTGGCGAGTACCAAGTGGAGATAGACGAGATGTTGGCGGAAAGAGCGGCCTCTAAAGGGGTCCAAGTTAAAAGCCTGCTGGAGTTTCTTCAAGACAGTGGCATCAGAAGTCAAATCATCGCCATTGCGATCCTCTCAGCCTGCATCCAGTTGTCAGGGATGTCTGCA ATCAGTACCTTCTCatttgacattttaaataagGCAGCAGTCCCGGTTGACCAAATCCGTTACATCACGCTGGGTTTTGGAGTATCAGAAGTTCTTGCCACCATCACCTCT ACCCTGATTGTAGAGCGCAGCGGACGTAAGCCCCTCCTGCTGGGAGGTTTCAGTATCATGTTCACTATGCTGCTGTTGATAACCATCATGCTCAACCTTAAG AATCCTGCCCCATGGGTTGCATACTGCACCGCTGCTTTGTTCATGATCTTCATCATGTGTGTCAGTGGAGGACCTA GTGGAGTTAACATGGCCCTCATCAACGACAGCTTTGAACAGTCGCATCATCCTGCTGCCATGACCCTCAATGGCTTACAGAAATGGGGCCAGTTCGCTGTCCTAGGCCTTGTCTTCCCCTTCATCAAT GAAGGCCTGGGCTCTTACTGCTTCTTGCTGTTTGCCTGCTTCTGCCTGCTGGGGGCGCTGTACAGCTTCTTCCTGGTGCCCGAGACCAAGGGCAAGTCCCCAAAGGAGGTCTCCCAGCAGTTCAAAAGACTCGCTGTGGGTGGGAAGTTCTTTGGACGGAATCAATTCATGGAGACCAGGTTGTGA
- the psmd6 gene encoding 26S proteasome non-ATPase regulatory subunit 6 produces the protein MPLENLEEEGLPKNPDLRIAQLKFLLTMEGHRQDAKVKTELMDAIKANNMAPYYEGLCKELKWQQDADLLSKMKKANEDELKRLDDVLEDAENNLGESEIRDAMMARAEYLIRIGDKEGALTAFRKTYDKTVALGHRLDIVFYLLRIGLFYMDSDLITRNSEKAKSLIEEGGDWDRRNRLKVYQGLYCVAIRDFKQAAELFLDTVSTFTSYELMDYKTFVTYTVYVCMIALKRPDLREKVIKGAEILEVLHGLPPIRQYLFSLYECRYSVFFQSLATVEQEMKKDWLFAPHYRYYVREMRIQAYSQLLESYRSLTLGYMAEAFGVSNEFIDQELSRFIAAGRLHCKIDKVNEIVETNRPDSKNWQYQETIKKGDLLLNRVQKLSRVINM, from the exons ATGCCTTTGGAGAATCTGGAAGAAGAGGGTCTGCCCAAGAACCCCGATCTGAGGATCGCCCAGCTGAAGTTTCTGCTCACAATGGAGGGGCACCGACAGGACGCTAAAGTGAAGACGGAGCTCATGGACGCGATTAAGGCTAACA ACATGGCTCCATACTACGAGGGCCTCTGTAAGGAACTCAAGTGGCAGCAAGACGCCGAccttctgagtaaaatgaagaAAGCCAACGAGGACGAGCTCAAACGCCTGGATGACGTCCTGGAAGATGCAGAGAATAATTTGGGAGAAAGTGAGATCCGTGATGCAATGATGGCCAGAGCCGAATATCTCATCAGAATTGGGGACAAG GAGGGAGCCCTGACTGCCTTCAGGAAGACCTATGATAAGACAGTGGCACTCGGTCACAGACTAGACATCGTCTTCTACCTCCTGAGGATCGGCCTGTTTTACATGGACAGTGACCTCATTACACGCAACTCAGAGAAAGCCAAAAG TCTGATCGAGGAAGGTGGGGACTGGGATCGCAGGAATCGTCTCAAAGTGTACCAGGGCTTGTACTGCGTGGCCATCCGAGACTTCAAGCAGGCTGCCGAGCTCTTCCTGGACACGGTGTCCACCTTTACCTCCTACGAGCTCATGGACTACAAGACCTTCGTCACATACACGGTCTACGTTTGCATGATCGCCCTGAAGAGGCCCGACCTGCGGGAAAAG GTGATAAAGGGAGCAGAGATCCTGGAGGTCCTCCACGGCCTTCCACCCATTCGCCAGTACCTGTTCTCCCTCTACGAGTGCCGCTACTCGGTCTTCTTCCAGTCTCTGG CTACGGTGGAACAGGAGATGAAGAAGGACTGGCTGTTTGCCCCCCATTACCGCTACTATGTGAGGGAGATGAGGATCCAGGCCTACAGCCAGCTGCTGGAGTCCTACCGCTCCCTAACCCTGGGATACATGGCAGAGGCCTTTGGCGTCAGCAATGAGTTCATAGACCA GGAACTCTCTAGGTTCATTGCCGCCGGCCGTCTTCACTGCAAAATTGACAAAGTAAACGAGATAGTGGAAACCAACAG GCCTGACAGTAAGAACTGGCAGTACCAGGAGACCATCAAGAAGGGGGACCTGCTGCTCAACAGAGTCCAGAAGCTGTCCCGAGTCATCAACATGTAA